The Magnetococcus sp. PR-3 genomic interval GGGCAAAACCATACCCGAGAAAAAGCACGAAAAAAGAGGGGAACGTTGCTGTTTATCGATGACGTAAAGCTTGCATGTAACGCGCTTTGATAGGGTGTTTTTTCAAGTAGGTATTAACCAGTTGCTGGATCTTTGGATGCCAAGTGGCGATGACATAATGATCCTGGGTTAACAGTGGGGTATTGTTCAACACCACCTGCACCGCACCCTGCCACCCTAAGGCAACCATTTCGTCGGTAAGGAACAGTATACGGTTTAGTGGGTTGGTAAAATGGGCACGTAGCCAGTGCACCTTTTGGGGAATACCCTCTGTCGTATTGACATAGTGGATAATGGCTCGGGGAAAGCGGCCCCGCGCCAGATCTGCACTGGTGCTGTTTTTGGTAACCACCAACTTAATGCGGCCATTGTTAATATTGCGTTTTTCCACCAGTTTTTGGGCATCCTGCTGCTCAAAGCTGCCCATCACGATACCGGTATTGATATAGGGGCTGCTAAAGTGTACCAACCCATTACGGCGCTCTGTATACGAAATACGCCCTTCAGCGATATCGGCCACACCAAAACGGATGGCATCTAACAGACCACCCACCGTTTTTACCCCGTAAAAAAGGATCTTGCCTTGTGGACTGTGGTTACGGGCCAGGGCGCGACCGACATCAGGGATGACCCCTTCCCAACGGCCTGATTGTGTCGAGAAGTGGCTAATATGACCCAACCCCTCCCGTAGCGCCATACGCAGAATACGCCCCTCTTCAAACAACTCAGCCACACCCTCTATATCTGCAACGGGTGGTAATCCTTTTGGCCGGGGCTGCAGGGTGGCTTGTATGCCCTGGCAACGATTACCGGTCGCATGCCCCCCCGCCAAGGACAGTTTGTTAACCCGCCAGTATTGGGCATCCTTAACCGGGGCATGCTGCTGCATGGTGTGGTAGATCTGCCCTCGTACCGCTTGTCGAATACGGTGATCATCCCGATCAGGTTCAGGACCATACAGGGGCATACAGATATCAAAAGCAATTTCAAAATTTTGCCCTTGAATAACCGTCGTCACCTCACCCACTTTGACCTTAAACAGTGGGACCATACGCAGCCCCATTCCCCCAAGCAGGAGCAGCGCCAGCAGGATCACCACAGCCGTTA includes:
- a CDS encoding substrate-binding periplasmic protein → MAHTQDISPRMDLWLTAVVILLALLLLGGMGLRMVPLFKVKVGEVTTVIQGQNFEIAFDICMPLYGPEPDRDDHRIRQAVRGQIYHTMQQHAPVKDAQYWRVNKLSLAGGHATGNRCQGIQATLQPRPKGLPPVADIEGVAELFEEGRILRMALREGLGHISHFSTQSGRWEGVIPDVGRALARNHSPQGKILFYGVKTVGGLLDAIRFGVADIAEGRISYTERRNGLVHFSSPYINTGIVMGSFEQQDAQKLVEKRNINNGRIKLVVTKNSTSADLARGRFPRAIIHYVNTTEGIPQKVHWLRAHFTNPLNRILFLTDEMVALGWQGAVQVVLNNTPLLTQDHYVIATWHPKIQQLVNTYLKKHPIKARYMQALRHR